A genomic stretch from Setaria italica strain Yugu1 chromosome VII, Setaria_italica_v2.0, whole genome shotgun sequence includes:
- the LOC101766574 gene encoding probable plastid-lipid-associated protein 11, which yields MAPLLSHAIPKTFAPPIPRARHRLAPRPPSAASFLRGLFSARPPPAKADLLRLIADQDRGLETQSDPSRLADIVACIDALAAVSPGADTVSDAEKLSGTWRLLWTTEQEQLFIVRNAPFFRTAAGDVLQVIDVPGGALNNVITFPPSGAFVVNGDIEVQPPQRVNFRFTRAVLRGSSWEVPFPPFGKGWFDTVYLDDDIRVAKDIRGDYLVVERAPYSWNG from the exons ATGGCGCCACTCCTCTCTCATGCGATCCCCAAAACCTTCGCACCGCCGATTCCCCGCGCTCGCCACCGCCTCGCGCCCAGACCGCCCTCTGCCGCGTCCTTCCTCCGCGGACTTttctccgcccgcccgccgcctgcgAAGGCCGACCTCCTCCGCCTCATTGCGGACCAGGACCGCGGCCTCGAGACCCAGTCCGACCCCTCCCGCCTCGCCGACATCGTCGCCTGCATCGACGCGCTCGCCGCTGTGTCCCCCGGCGCGGACACCGTCTCCGACGCCGAAAAGCTCTCCGGAACCTGGCGCCTCCTCTGGACCACCGAGCAGGAGCAGCTATTCATCGTGCGGAACGCCCCCTTCTTCCGCActgccgccggcgacgtgcTCCAAGTCATCGATGTCCCCGGCGGCGCGCTCAACAACGTCATCACCTTTCCGCCCTCGGGGGCGTTTGTCGTCAATGGCGACATCGAGGTCCAGCCGCCCCAGCGAGTCAATTTTAG GTTCACACGCGCTGTGCTGAGAGGAAGCAGCTGGGAGGTACCTTTTCCACCGTTTGGGAAAGGATG GTTTGACACTGTCTATTTGGATGATGACATACGGGTTGCCAAGGACATAAGAGGGGACTATTTAGTCGTTGAGCGCGCTCCATATTCTTGGAATGGATAG